GTCGTGGTCCCACTCGGCGGAGTGGAACGCCTTGCCCTCGAACCGCTCGATGCCCGGCAGCACGGGGATGTTCGGGATGTGCAGCGCGCCGACGCCCGCGACCACGGACTTCGCCGTGTACGTGTCGCCGTTCTCGGTGGAGACGTGCCAGACCTTCGCGTCCTCGTCCCACCGGGCGCCGCCGACCTTGCTGTCGAACCGGATGTGCTCGCGCAGCCGGTACTTCTCGGCCACCCGCTGGAGGTAGTCCCTGATCTCCGGCTGCCGGGCGAACATCCGCGACCAGCGCGGGTTCAGCTCGAACGAGTACGAGTACATGTGGGACGGGACGTCGCAGGCGCAGCCGGGGTAGGAGTTGTCCCGCCAGGTGCCACCGAGGTCGCTCGCCTTCTCCAGCACGACGAAGTCGCGCTCCCCGGTGCGCTTCAGCTCGATCGCCATGCCCAGGCCGGCGAAGCCCGTGCCGATGACCAGGACCTTCACCTCACGGTGCATGCCCGTCTCCTCCACGTTCGGCTGACATACCGGTCAGTAGGTTACTCGAAGTAAGTTACCTCCGGTAGTCTCGACTCGTGACCACCACCGAGCCGCGCCGCCGGCGGATGCCCAAGGCGCAGCGCAAGGCGCAGATGCTCGACGTCGCCGAGGTCGTCTTCGCCGAGCGCGGTTACCTGGCGGCGTCGATGGACGAGATCGCCGAACGGGTCGGGGTGTCCAAGCCGATGCTCTACGAGTACTTCGGCTCCAAGGAGGGCCTGCTCATCGGCTGCATCCACCGGGCCCGCACCGAACTGCTCGAACGCACGCAGCAGGCCGTCACGGGCGCGGACGGGCCGGAGGAGGTGCTGCGCCGCGGCCTGACGGCGTTCTTCGAGTTCATCGCCGAGCACAAGCAGTCGTGGTCCCTGCTGCGCCAGGAGGCGGCGATCACCGTGCCCTCCGCGGTCGAGGAGGTCGAGGGCATCCGGCGGCAGCAGACCGACCTGATCGCGGCCGTGATCGGGAGCTTCGACTCCGACATCGACCCGGTGGAGGCCGAGGCGTTCGCCGAGATCGTGGTCGGCTCGACCGAGCGGTTGGCGCTGTGGTGCGAGCGCAGGCCCGAGGTGGGGCCCGCGCTCGCGACCCGTTACGTCATGGAGGTCGTCTGGCGGGGCGTGGCCGGCAGGCTCAGCCCGGTCAGGCCCGCCGACGGCGGCTGACCAGCAGCAGGCCCGCGCCGGACAGCAGCAGCGCCAGCCCGCCGACCCCCACCCACAGCGGCGTGGCGCCCGTGCGGGCCAACGCCGGGCGCTCGGACCGCGGCGGCGCCTTCGGCACGACGGCGGCGCTCGTGCCGAGCACGCCGGACGTGGTGGCGGTGGCCGACGTGCCGGCGACGTCCGTGGTCGTGGTCGTCGCGGAGGTCGCGGACGTGCCCGCCACGTCGGTCGTCGTCGTGGTCGCCTGGGTCGACGTGCCCGCCGACGTGGTCGTGGGCGACACGTCGGTCGTGGTGTGGCAAGGCGGGTCGCCGCGCTCCTGCCGGTCCTCCTCCTCGCACACGTCACCCCTGGGCGTCTGCTCGCTCCACCCGCCCGGCACGTCGGGCGCCGGCCACGGCGAGTCGGCCAGCGCGACCCCCGGTGTGGCCAGCAGCCCCAGCGCCAGGCACACCGCAACGGTCGTTCGACGGCTCATCAGGTCCTCCCGGACTAACTGCGTTGGTCTGAACGGCCTATCGAACACCCAGCGCTCCGCGTTACCGAACGCGCACCCTCCGTGGCAGCCGAGAGGTAAGCCATTCGAGTGGAGAAGACCGCCCGACAGCCGCACCCGATAGCCGGGACCACGAGCTGATCACGATAGAACCAGGTCAGATGGGAGCAAGACGTCCGACGGAAGGCCGATCATGATCACTCTGCCCATCACCGCGAACTACCGGCGCGCAGGCGACGACTGGGAGGTGACGGTGCGCGCCGACGGTCAGGAGCTCGACGCCACCGCGCCCGGCCTCATCGCGGCCAGGCTGGCGGCCGACCAGCTGGTGGACGAGATCGCGGCCGGGTTCGCCAAGCGGGCCGTCGTGCACATGCTGGACGGCGACGCGTTCGCGTTCTCGGTGGCGTACCTGCACACCCGCGCGGGCCTGGCGCCGCCGGCAAGGGGGTGAACCCGAAGCCGCGCCACGCGTGAGCCGGCTTCCGGAGCCTGCGTTCGGCGTGCCGCGGCCTAGGATGTCCGGCCAAAGGCGACAGGAGCGCAGAGATGGCCACACCGGTGTTCAGCGGGGCGACTCGGACCCCGCAACGAGGTAGACCGAGAGACGCCAGCCGGGACGACGCGTTGCGGCAAGCCGCGCTGGAGGTGATGGCCGAAGTCGGGTACCGCGCGCTGACGATGGACGCCGTCGCGGCGCGCGCCCGGGCCGGCAAGGCGACCATCTACCGGCGGTGGGAGTCCAAGCTGGACCTGGTGATCGACACGTGCACCCAGTTGGCGCAGCGCAACCTGGCCGAGCCGGACACCGGCACGCTGGCGGGCGACCTGCGCGAGTTCCTGAGCGCGTTCGCCGCGTTCCTGTCCGGCCCGATCGGCAAGGCCGCGCAGGCGCTGGTCGGCGAACTGCCGCACGAGCCCGAGCTGGCCACGGCGTTCCGCGACACGTTCCTCATCGCCCAGCGCAACGTGCTGCGCCACATCCTGGACCGCGCCGACGAACGCGGCGAGCTGCGGCCGGACGCGCCGCGCGGCATGGCGGTGGAGATCGCCGGCGCGGCCCTCATCTACCGGTTGATGCTCACCGGTGACCCCTTGGACCTCGCCTTCGTCGACCGCGTGGTCGACCAGGTGCTGATGCCCCTCGTCGCCGAGGGGCAGTAGCGCACCTCCGGCTCCGCGGTCAGCGGAACAGCTTGCGCAGCAAGGCGAACCCGACGAGCACGGCCACCGCGATCAGCGAGTACCGGATCTTGGGTTCGTCGAGCTTCGCGCGCACGCTCTCCTTGCCGGACTCGACGAAGCGCTGGGGGTTCGCCCTGGTCCCCAGCTCGTCCAGGGTCGCCGCCAGCGCGTTGCGAGCCTGCTCGATCTCGCGCTGGATGGTGTCGGGGTCGCGGGCCACAATTCCTCCTAGCTGCGGTCTGACCTCAACCGTAGTGGAGGGAGGTCGGCCGGGCGGGCCCAACCCGGCGACGGGTGCGGTGTCCCTCGACACCGGGCCGCCGCACCCTGCCGATAAGCTGACCCACGCCGGGCTCGTAGCCCAATTGGCAGAGGCACACGGTTTAGGTCCGTGCCAGTGAGAGTTCGAGTCTCTCCGAGCCCACGTCACCGGCGGTCCCTCGGCGGCGTCCGCCGAGGGTCGCTCAACCCGTGTAGCGCAGGACTTCGAGCATCGACTGCGGGTCGACCGCGGCCGGGTCCGGCTCCTCGCAGGCGGCCAGGGCGGCGCGGGTCGCGTCGACGTCCAGGCCCGCGCCGATGAGCACCAGCTCGGTGCGGCGCGGTCCCGGCCAGGCCGAGCGCTCGAACCGCAGGAACGCGCCGACGGTGTGCAGGCCGAACCGCTGCCGGTGGCCGGGCACGTCGAACCGGACGAAGCCCTTGATCCGGTACAGCCCCTCGGGGCGGGCGTCGAGGAACGCCATGAGCCGCACCGGGTCCATCGCGCCGCCGGTGAACTCGACGCTGTCGTAGCGCACGTGGTCGTGCTCTTCCTCCACCAGGTCCTCGAAGGACAGCTGGCCGTGCCGCTCGCGCGGCCGCGGGTCGAACAGCAGCGCCGGGTCCACCGCGCCGAACGTCGACCGCACCACGGGCACGCCGGGCTTGAGCCGGTCGACCTCCTCGACCAGCGCCGACGCGTCGGCCACCCGGTCGACCTTGTTCAGCACCACCAGGTCCGCCACCCGCAGGTGCCGGGCCAGGTCGTCGGGGAACTCGGCGGCGTCGACCAGCAGCACGAGGCCGCCGTAGGTCAGGCGCGGGTTCTCGCTCGCCAGCACCATGCGCGCCATGGCCTGCGGCTCGGCCAGGCCGCTGGCCTCGATCACGATCACGTCGACCAGCGGGGCGAGCTTGGCGAGCATGGCGTCGAGCTCGCTGACGTCGATCGCGCAGCACAGGCAGCCGTTGCTCAGCGAGACGGTGGAGTCGACCTGGCCGGCCACGCTCATCGCGTCGACGCCGATGGCGCCGAAGTCGTTGACCACGACGCCGACCCTGGTGCCGCGACTGCCGGCCAGCAGGTGGTTGAGCAGCGTGGTCTTGCCGGAGCCGAGGAACCCCGCCACCACGATCACCGGGATCCGCTTCACGCCGAGCGATCCTACGTGCCGGCCATGAGCGCGATGAACTGCTCCATGGCCGCGGTCACGGCGGGCTCGTCGTCGGTGGCGACCAGGTCGAGCAGCAGGCCGCGGGTGACGGCCAGGCCGAGCCGGGCGCGGGCCAGCGCGACCTCGGGCGGGTGGCCGCGGGCGCGCTCGGCGGCGGCCACCGGTTCCAGCCAGTCGGTGACGATGCCGTCCAGCAGCGCGGTCGTGCCCGGACGGCCCTGCGCCGCCTGGGCGTACAGCTCGAAGAACAGCCGCTCGTGGGCGCGCAGCGCCGGGTCGGTCAGCACCCGCCAGAACGCGCGCGCGGCCTCGGCGGGGTCGTCGGCCGGCAGGGCCGCCAGCACGGCCCGCTGCTTCGCCTCGACCGCCCGGACGACCTCGACCAGCAGGCCCTCCATCGAGCCGAAGTGGTAGAGGAGCATCCGGTGGCTGGTGCCCACCGCCTCGGCCAGCCGGCGCAGGCTCACCTCGCCCAGGCCGTGCCCGGCCAGGTGCTCGACCACGGCGGTGAGCAGGCGTTGCCTGGACGTCCCTTGTCCTGCCATGTACCGGATGGTACATGTACCACATGGTACAGAGAGTGGACGTCCGAGTGCGCAGTTCCGCGCCGCCGGAACGGGTTTACCGGCTGGTGGCGGACAGTTCGACGTGGCCCGAGTGGTCGCCCGTGGTGCGGTACGAGCGGGAACGCGCCGGTGACGCGTATGGGGTCGGCGAAGTCCGGGTATTCAAGAACAAAGGCCGCAAGTCGCTCACGAGGGAGGAGGTCGTCGAACTGACGCCGAACCGGCGGGTGGGCTACGTCCTGCTGTCCGGGCTCGCGATCCGCGACTACCGGGCGTTCATCGACCTCGCGCCGGACGGCGGCGGGACGACGATCCACTGGCACTCGTCGTTCGAGCCCAGGACGCGGGGCACGGGCGGGCTCTACCGCTTGCTGCTCCAGGCCGTGCTCTCGCGCTACGCCAACGGCCTGGCGGCGCACGCCGCACGTTGACCGTCGCCCGGGGACTGGGGTTTTCCGCACCCCGGCTGTGCGGCCGGCTTCATGGTGGCGACCTCGGCGCGTTCGTACGGTGGAACCATGGATGTCGTCTCGTGGGTGACCGACCTGATGGAAACGCTCGGCGCGCCCGGCGCCGGGATCGCGATCGCGTTGGAGAACCTGTTCCCGCCCCTGCCGAGCGAGCTGTTCCTGCCGCTGGCCGGGTTCACCGCCAGCCAGGGCAAGATGAACCTGTTCGCGGCGATCCTGTGGACCACCACCGGGTCGGTCGCGGGCGCGCTGGCGCTGTACTACCTGGGCGCGGTGCTCGGCCGTGACCGGATCAGGGCCATCGCGCAGCGGGTACCGCTGGTGAAGGTGTCCGACGTGGACAAGACCGAGGACTGGTTCGCCCGGCACGGGAAGGCGACGGTGTTCTTCGGCCGGATGGTGCCGGTCTTCCGCAGCCTCATCTCCATCCCGGCGGGCGTCGAGCGCATGCCGCTGCCCGGGTTCCTGCTGCTCACCGCGGCGGGCAGCCTGATCTGGAACACCGCGCTGATCCTCGCGGGCTACGTGCTCGGCGAGAACTACCACCTGGTCGACCAGTACCTCGGCGTTGTCACGAAGGTCGTCATCGGCCTGGTGGTGCTGGCCCTCGGCTGGTTCGTGGTGTCGCGGCTCAAGCAGCGGAACAAGGAGCCGGACGAGGAGAAGGACGAGGAGGCTCAGGCCCGCAGGTAGCGCAGGATCGCCAGCACCCGCCTGCTGTAGCCGTCCACACCGGACAGGCCGAGCTTGTCGAAGATCGAGTTGATGTGCTTCTCCACCGCGCTGCGCGAGACGTGCAGCCGGGACGCGATCGCGTCGTTCGTGTGGCCCTCGGCCATGTGCGCCAGCACCTGGCGCTCCCGCTCGGTCAGCACGTCCAGCGGGTGGCTCGTGCGCGCCAGCAGCCGCCGCACCACCTCCGGGTCGAACGCCACGTCACCCGCGCCGACCCGGCGCAGCGCGTCCAGGAACTCCTCCACCTGGACCACCCGGTCCTTGAGCAGGTAGCCCACGCCGTCGGCGTGCCCGGTGAGCAGGTCGACGGCGTAGCGCTGCTCGACGTACTGCGACAGCACCAGCACGCCGACGCCGGGGAACCGCCTGCGGATCTCCAGCGCGGCCCTCAGGCCCTCGTCGGAGTTGGTCGGCGGCATCCGCACGTCGGTCACCACGACGTCCGGCCGGTGCTCGGCGACCGCGCTGAGCAGCGCTTCCGCGTCGCCGACGGCGGCGGGCACCTCGTGCCCCTCCTCGACCAGCAGCCGCACCAGGCCCTCGCGCAGCAGCGTCGAGTCCTCGGCCAGGATCACCCGCACGGCACCTCCGCGGTGATCACCGTGGGTCCGCCCGCCGGGCTGGTCACGTCGAACGCGCCGTCCAGCGCGAGCACCCGCCGGGACAGGCCGGCCAACCCGCCGCCGGCCGGGTCCGCGCCGCCGACGCCGTCGTCCGCGACCCGCACCCGCACCGCGCCCGCCTCCTCGGTGACGTCCACGCCGATCATGGTCGCACCCGAGTGCTTGGCCGCGTTCGTCACCGCCTCGCACACCACGAAGTACACCGCCGTCTCCACCGACGGCTCGGCGCGCAGCGGCGCGCACCGGATGCGCACCGGGATCGCCGAGCGGTCCGCCACCGCCTCCAGCGCGTCGACCAGGCCCAACGAGTCCAGCGCCGCCGGGTAGACCCGCCAGGCGACCTCGCGCAGGTCGTCCAGCACGTGCCGGGACTCCTCGTGCGCCTGCGCCAGCAGGTCGTCGGCGTGCTCGGGGTGGCGGCGGGCCCGGCCGAGCAGCACGCCCAGCGCCACCAGCCGCTGCTGCACGCCGTCGTGCAGGTCCCGCTCGATGCGCCTGCGCTCGGCGTCCACGGCCGCCACGATGCCCGCCCGGCTCGCGGCCAGCTCGTCGATGCGCAGGCGCAGCAGCTCGGCCTCGCTCGGGCCGAGCCAACGGCGGGCGACCCTGCCCTCCAGCGCGACCACGCCGATGATGCCCTGCACCTCGATGTAGAGCAGGACCAGGCCGATCAAGCCGGTCCACAGGAACGCGGTCAAGCCGTCGGACGGGTCCAAGCCGCTGCGCGGGCCGCCGGCGAACAGCCGGTACACCACGATCACGCCCATCGCGAGGCCGTAGAACAGCCAGGCCAGCACGAACCCGCCGAACAGCCCGACCGGCGCGCGGACGGCCAGGTAGCGCACCGCCCGCTCCCTGGTCGGCTCGGCGCTCTCGATCCCGAACCAGAACCGCAGCCGCCGCCGTTCGAGCTCGGCGACCGCGACGGTCGAACCCCGGGCGAACGCCACGACCAGCAGATCCAGCAGCGCCGTCAGGAAGCCGAGCAACAGTCCGGCAACGGCGCGCAACCCCCTGTGCACCTGGTCGAGGTTAGTCGACCCGATTGTGCTATTGGCCGAGCGCACATCCGCTACCGAGGATTTGAGACGTGGGCACAATTGCGGTCATAGGTGCAGGTCAGGCGGGTCTCGTATTGTCAGCGGCGCTGTTGCGCGCCGGATGGCAGGTCACCCTCTACTCCGATCGGACGGCGGAGGAGCACCTGGCGGACCGGGGCAGGCCGACCGCCTGCCTGTTCGGCGACCAGGTCGAGTACGAGGCCGAGCTGGGCCTGGACTTCTGGCCGCAGGCGTCCCCGATGCGGCGCATCCACCTCGACCTGTTCACCGACGACCGCTCGCTGGCGTTCTCCGTCGACGCGCCGCTGCGCAAGCCCGCGCTGGCGGTCGACCAGCGGCTGAAGTTCTCCGCGGGGCTGCGCGAGGTCGAGTCGCGCGGCGCGTCGGTGGTGATCGGCGCGGTCACGGTCGACCGGTTGGACCAGCTGGCGGCGGAGCACGACCTGGTCGTCGTCACGGCCGGGCACCGGTCGCTGACCGGCCTGTTCGAGCGCGACCCGGCCCGGTCGGTGCACTCCGAGCCGCAGCGCAACCTGTTCTCGATGAACATCCACGGGTACGACATGGCGGCCCGGCCCGAGCACCGGGAGGGCGTGTTCTCGTTCCTGCCCGGCACGGTCGAGATCTTCTGGGTCCCGTTCTTCGACAAGGACGTCGGCGAGTCGCGCAGCATCGTGGTGGAGGCGGCGCCGGGCGGCCGGGCCGACCGGTTCGGCGACGTGACCTCGGGCGACGAGGGCCTGGCCGTGCTGAAGTCCGTGGTGGACGACCTGCTGCCGCACGAGTCGGCGTTCCTGCGGCCCGCGCTCCCGGCCAGCCAGGTGACCTGGATCAAGGGCCAGGTCGTGCCGGTGGTGCGCAAGCCGGTGGCCGTGCTGCCGTCCGGGCGGCACGTGCTCGGCCTCGGCGACGCGGTCGTGCTGAACGACCCGCTGGCCGGCCAGGGCGCCAACAACGCCACCCGGATGGCCCGGTTCTTCGCCGCCGAGCTGGCCGCGCACGACGGCCCGTTCACCGCGTCGTGGCTGTCCGAGCGGTTCGACGAGTGGTGGGAGCACGGCCGCTACACCAACGACTTCTCCAACGGCCTGCTCGCGCCGCTGACCGACGCGCAGAAGCAGGTGCTGCTCGCCGCGTCGCGGCGGGAGGACATCGGCGAGCAGCTGTGGGAGGGCTTCAACGACCCGTCGTCGCTGTTCCCGTGGTTCTTCGACGCGGCGGCGACCAGGGAGTTCCTGGCGCGGCGCGACATCGGGCAGCTCGACGTGCTGCGGTACAAGCTGGGCGTCGGGGTGAACCTGCTGGCCCAGAAGGCGTCCCGGCTGTTCAAGCGGCCCGTCGGCGGGACAGCGACTCCCTGATCGCGCGCGCCGCCGCCCGACCGGCCCGCGTCGCGCCGACCGTGCTGGCCGACGGGCCGTAGCCGACGAGGTGCACGCGCGGGTCGGCGACGACCGCGGTGCCGTCGAGCCGGATGCCGCCACCGGGTCCGCGCAGGCGCAGCGGCGCCAGGTGGTCGAGCGCGGCGCGGAACCCCGTCGCCCACAGGATGGCGTCGGCCCGCTCGCGCGTGCCGTCGGACCAGATCACGCCGTCCTCGGTGATCCGGTCGAACACCGGCCTGCGGTCGAGCACGCCGGCGCTCAGGGCCGCGCGGACGGCCGGCGTGAGGCTCAGGCCGGTCACGCTGACCACGCTGCGCGGCGGCAGGCCCCGGCGGACGCGCTCCTCCACCTGGGCGACCACCGCCCGGCCCAGTTCCGGGGTGAACGGCCGGTCGGAGAACTCCGGCTCGCGGCGGGTCACCCAGGTGGTGGCGGCGGCGTGCCCGGCGATCTCCAGCAGCTGCTGCACCGCGGACGTGCCGCCGCCGACCACGACCACGCGCTGCCCGGCGAACTCCGCCGGCCCCCGGTACTGCGACGAGTGCAGCTGACGACCGGCGAACAGCTCCTGGCCGGGGTAGCGGGGCCAGAACGGCCGCGTCCACGTGCCGGTCGCGTTCACCAGCGCTTCCGCCTCCCAGGCGCCGCTGTCGGTCTCGACGCGCAGCAGGCCGCCGAGGTCGCGGACGGCGCGCACCCGCACCGGGCGGCGCACCTCGATGCCGTTGCGGCGCTCGAAGTCGGCGAAGTAGGCGGGCAGGACCTCGTTGGCGGGCGCGGCCGGGTCCGGCTCGGCGAACGGCATGCCCGGCAGGTCGTGGATGCCGTGCACGGTCGCCATCCGCAGGGTCGGCCAGCGGTGCCGCCACGCGCCCCCCGGCCCCGCCTCGGCGTCCAGCACGACGTGGTCGAGGTTCGCGCGGCCGAGGGAGTACGCCGCGGACAGCCCCGCTTGACCTGCGCCGATGACCACCACGTCCATACCACCGTCAACGCCGGCGCGGCGCCGGTCGCTTCCCGGTGTCGGAACGGTCACACCAGGAAGGCATCGGGGGTCTTCGGCGTTGGTCGAAGTCATGAGTCGACTTCGCGACGTGCCGCTGTCCGCCCTCGACCTCGCCACGGTCACCACGGCCACGGACACGCGCACGGCCCTGAGGCACACGCGCGAGCTGGCCCAGCACGTCGAACGGCTCGGGTTCACCCGGTTCTGGCTGGCCGAGCACCACAACATGCCCGGCGTCGCCAGCTCCTCCCCCGCGATCCTGATCGGCCACGTCGCCGACGCCACCACGACGCTGCGGGTCGGCTCCGGCGGCGTGATGCTGCCCAACCACCCGCCGCTGGTCGTCGCCGAGCAGTTCGGCACGCTGTCCGCCCTGCACCCCGGCCGCATCGACCTCGGCATCGGCCGCGCGCCCGGCACCGACCAGCGCACCGCCCAGGCGCTGCGCCGCACCACCGGCCCGCTGTCGGTGGACGACTTCCCGCAGCAGCTCGGCGAGCTGACCGGCTACTTCGACGGGACCGAGGAACTGCTGGCGATGCCCGCCGTCGGCAACAAGCCGGACGTGTTCCTGCTCGGGTCCAGCGGGTACAGCGCGCAGGTCGCGGGCCTGCTCGGGCTGCCGTTCGCGTTCGCCCACCACTTCAGCGCCGAGAACACGCTGCCCGCGCTGGCCCTGTACCGCGAGCGGTTCCGGCCGTCCGAGCGGCTGGCGGAGCCGTACGCGCTGGTCTGCGCCTCGGTGATCGTCGCCGACACCGACGAGCGGGCCAACCGGATCGCCGGACCCGGCGCGCTGGCGTTCGTGAAGCTGCGCAGCGGGCGGCCCGGCCCCCTGGCCACCGACCAGGAAGCCGCCGACTACCCCTACACCGACGTCGAGCGGCTGATCTTCGAGGACCGGATCGCGTCGCAGGTCATCGGCTCGCCGCGGACCGTCGAGGCCGGGCTGGAGCGGCTGCTGGAGGACACGCGGGCCGATGAGCTGATGGTGACGACGATGGTCGCCGAGCAGGCGGACCGGCTCCACTCTTACGAGCTGTTGGCCGAGTTGGCCGGCCGTTCACCCGCTCTGGACTCATCCATTCGGGTGAAGACCGAAGTATAGGTGTAGCGGTTCCGAGACGGAGCGCGATGATCGTAGTGGAGCGCGCACGCCCCCCGACGCGCTCCCCAAACTTCCGGGCCACGCCCGGAGCTCGGCCGCCGCCGACCCGCGTGGGCGCCCGCCAGGTGTGGCGCCGCCCACGCGGGCAGCCGCGCGTCATCACGGGTTGGCCACAAGCGCGCACCAGGTGCGAATCAAGGCACTGAATCGGTCCCCGAGCACCCCCCGGCACCGTCATGGTGGTGGCAGTCGCAGTCAAGCCCACCGCCGGGGCGG
This genomic window from Saccharothrix sp. HUAS TT1 contains:
- a CDS encoding TetR/AcrR family transcriptional regulator, coding for MTTTEPRRRRMPKAQRKAQMLDVAEVVFAERGYLAASMDEIAERVGVSKPMLYEYFGSKEGLLIGCIHRARTELLERTQQAVTGADGPEEVLRRGLTAFFEFIAEHKQSWSLLRQEAAITVPSAVEEVEGIRRQQTDLIAAVIGSFDSDIDPVEAEAFAEIVVGSTERLALWCERRPEVGPALATRYVMEVVWRGVAGRLSPVRPADGG
- a CDS encoding LPXTG cell wall anchor domain-containing protein, with protein sequence MSRRTTVAVCLALGLLATPGVALADSPWPAPDVPGGWSEQTPRGDVCEEEDRQERGDPPCHTTTDVSPTTTSAGTSTQATTTTTDVAGTSATSATTTTTDVAGTSATATTSGVLGTSAAVVPKAPPRSERPALARTGATPLWVGVGGLALLLSGAGLLLVSRRRRA
- a CDS encoding TetR/AcrR family transcriptional regulator; this translates as MATPVFSGATRTPQRGRPRDASRDDALRQAALEVMAEVGYRALTMDAVAARARAGKATIYRRWESKLDLVIDTCTQLAQRNLAEPDTGTLAGDLREFLSAFAAFLSGPIGKAAQALVGELPHEPELATAFRDTFLIAQRNVLRHILDRADERGELRPDAPRGMAVEIAGAALIYRLMLTGDPLDLAFVDRVVDQVLMPLVAEGQ
- a CDS encoding DUF3618 domain-containing protein: MARDPDTIQREIEQARNALAATLDELGTRANPQRFVESGKESVRAKLDEPKIRYSLIAVAVLVGFALLRKLFR
- a CDS encoding GTP-binding protein, with product MKRIPVIVVAGFLGSGKTTLLNHLLAGSRGTRVGVVVNDFGAIGVDAMSVAGQVDSTVSLSNGCLCCAIDVSELDAMLAKLAPLVDVIVIEASGLAEPQAMARMVLASENPRLTYGGLVLLVDAAEFPDDLARHLRVADLVVLNKVDRVADASALVEEVDRLKPGVPVVRSTFGAVDPALLFDPRPRERHGQLSFEDLVEEEHDHVRYDSVEFTGGAMDPVRLMAFLDARPEGLYRIKGFVRFDVPGHRQRFGLHTVGAFLRFERSAWPGPRRTELVLIGAGLDVDATRAALAACEEPDPAAVDPQSMLEVLRYTG
- a CDS encoding TetR/AcrR family transcriptional regulator, giving the protein MAGQGTSRQRLLTAVVEHLAGHGLGEVSLRRLAEAVGTSHRMLLYHFGSMEGLLVEVVRAVEAKQRAVLAALPADDPAEAARAFWRVLTDPALRAHERLFFELYAQAAQGRPGTTALLDGIVTDWLEPVAAAERARGHPPEVALARARLGLAVTRGLLLDLVATDDEPAVTAAMEQFIALMAGT
- a CDS encoding SRPBCC family protein, which gives rise to MDVRVRSSAPPERVYRLVADSSTWPEWSPVVRYERERAGDAYGVGEVRVFKNKGRKSLTREEVVELTPNRRVGYVLLSGLAIRDYRAFIDLAPDGGGTTIHWHSSFEPRTRGTGGLYRLLLQAVLSRYANGLAAHAAR
- a CDS encoding DedA family protein, coding for MDVVSWVTDLMETLGAPGAGIAIALENLFPPLPSELFLPLAGFTASQGKMNLFAAILWTTTGSVAGALALYYLGAVLGRDRIRAIAQRVPLVKVSDVDKTEDWFARHGKATVFFGRMVPVFRSLISIPAGVERMPLPGFLLLTAAGSLIWNTALILAGYVLGENYHLVDQYLGVVTKVVIGLVVLALGWFVVSRLKQRNKEPDEEKDEEAQARR
- a CDS encoding response regulator encodes the protein MRVILAEDSTLLREGLVRLLVEEGHEVPAAVGDAEALLSAVAEHRPDVVVTDVRMPPTNSDEGLRAALEIRRRFPGVGVLVLSQYVEQRYAVDLLTGHADGVGYLLKDRVVQVEEFLDALRRVGAGDVAFDPEVVRRLLARTSHPLDVLTERERQVLAHMAEGHTNDAIASRLHVSRSAVEKHINSIFDKLGLSGVDGYSRRVLAILRYLRA
- a CDS encoding sensor histidine kinase, with protein sequence MHRGLRAVAGLLLGFLTALLDLLVVAFARGSTVAVAELERRRLRFWFGIESAEPTRERAVRYLAVRAPVGLFGGFVLAWLFYGLAMGVIVVYRLFAGGPRSGLDPSDGLTAFLWTGLIGLVLLYIEVQGIIGVVALEGRVARRWLGPSEAELLRLRIDELAASRAGIVAAVDAERRRIERDLHDGVQQRLVALGVLLGRARRHPEHADDLLAQAHEESRHVLDDLREVAWRVYPAALDSLGLVDALEAVADRSAIPVRIRCAPLRAEPSVETAVYFVVCEAVTNAAKHSGATMIGVDVTEEAGAVRVRVADDGVGGADPAGGGLAGLSRRVLALDGAFDVTSPAGGPTVITAEVPCG
- a CDS encoding styrene monooxygenase/indole monooxygenase family protein — its product is MSAALLRAGWQVTLYSDRTAEEHLADRGRPTACLFGDQVEYEAELGLDFWPQASPMRRIHLDLFTDDRSLAFSVDAPLRKPALAVDQRLKFSAGLREVESRGASVVIGAVTVDRLDQLAAEHDLVVVTAGHRSLTGLFERDPARSVHSEPQRNLFSMNIHGYDMAARPEHREGVFSFLPGTVEIFWVPFFDKDVGESRSIVVEAAPGGRADRFGDVTSGDEGLAVLKSVVDDLLPHESAFLRPALPASQVTWIKGQVVPVVRKPVAVLPSGRHVLGLGDAVVLNDPLAGQGANNATRMARFFAAELAAHDGPFTASWLSERFDEWWEHGRYTNDFSNGLLAPLTDAQKQVLLAASRREDIGEQLWEGFNDPSSLFPWFFDAAATREFLARRDIGQLDVLRYKLGVGVNLLAQKASRLFKRPVGGTATP
- a CDS encoding NAD(P)-binding domain-containing protein → MDVVVIGAGQAGLSAAYSLGRANLDHVVLDAEAGPGGAWRHRWPTLRMATVHGIHDLPGMPFAEPDPAAPANEVLPAYFADFERRNGIEVRRPVRVRAVRDLGGLLRVETDSGAWEAEALVNATGTWTRPFWPRYPGQELFAGRQLHSSQYRGPAEFAGQRVVVVGGGTSAVQQLLEIAGHAAATTWVTRREPEFSDRPFTPELGRAVVAQVEERVRRGLPPRSVVSVTGLSLTPAVRAALSAGVLDRRPVFDRITEDGVIWSDGTRERADAILWATGFRAALDHLAPLRLRGPGGGIRLDGTAVVADPRVHLVGYGPSASTVGATRAGRAAARAIRESLSRRRAA
- a CDS encoding LLM class flavin-dependent oxidoreductase; this encodes MSRLRDVPLSALDLATVTTATDTRTALRHTRELAQHVERLGFTRFWLAEHHNMPGVASSSPAILIGHVADATTTLRVGSGGVMLPNHPPLVVAEQFGTLSALHPGRIDLGIGRAPGTDQRTAQALRRTTGPLSVDDFPQQLGELTGYFDGTEELLAMPAVGNKPDVFLLGSSGYSAQVAGLLGLPFAFAHHFSAENTLPALALYRERFRPSERLAEPYALVCASVIVADTDERANRIAGPGALAFVKLRSGRPGPLATDQEAADYPYTDVERLIFEDRIASQVIGSPRTVEAGLERLLEDTRADELMVTTMVAEQADRLHSYELLAELAGRSPALDSSIRVKTEV